From the genome of Monomorium pharaonis isolate MP-MQ-018 chromosome 2, ASM1337386v2, whole genome shotgun sequence, one region includes:
- the LOC105836965 gene encoding nuclear hormone receptor FTZ-F1 beta isoform X4 — translation MTDFSNLLRKGVCKYLGGQNGVTVSVVSTSVLGCGNANAVPTSGICTNTGPHSIGIGIGGILAANAADIDDPEDSDGEISKIDFRGVNLRSKKKRDVSGNQNGDKIGDGDANGDGGGCCDDNSQQQPERPMSWEGELSDQEMSSNTITNQDHNEEMSMEGVQVCSTSPGPMEQKFPIKSEPDFRSSPGFAIGSFHDGSLPMTHSQQLQQQQQQQRGIENLEQTQQSDLPLLVGKLLGGYNNSTPNHSPVLNPRHHLTKHSHTRSQVPSPDSAIHSAYSVFSSPTQSPHAARHSALGAGSPIPSSSLSLSRHSFNNSTSSLSLSLSHSLSRNNSDASSSCYSYGSLSPPTHSPVQQPRHPHSHSQHHQVAQGSPLHLPASSAVAAHHYSSSSVPGSELSPDGHPVAEDQEDCRIPSAPSGISTRQQLINSPCPICGDKISGFHYGIFSCESCKGFFKRTVQNRKNYVCLRGAGCPVTVATRKKCPACRFDKCLNMGMKLEAIREDRTRGGRSTYQCTYTLPANLVGSPAGGMTGEKLTTAGNCSPAPAGSEHHYSIRYHSNHSHKMQVVPQLLQDIMDVEHLWYYNDNDRMSGSGGIFGSARNTGGDSMLGGLGSGPAASGTAVGIGAGNNGGVVECSSNDSSNVDTNSRRETASPANSTLTGASDQHSTNGNTTNNSNSQIVNNSNGNSAQHPDFLSNLCNIADHRLYKIVKWCKSLPLFKNISIDDQICLLINSWCELLLFSCCFRSMSTPGEIRVSLGKSITLEQARQLGLATCIERMLAFTDNLRRLRVDRYEYVAMKVIVLLTSDTSELKEPEKVRASQEKALQALQQYTIARYPELPAKFGELLLRIPDLQRTCQAGKELLSAKRAEGEGSSFNLLMELLRGDH, via the exons ATGACG gaCTTCTCTAATTTGTTac GCAAAGGGGTATGTAAATATCTCGGAGGACAGAATGGCGTGACGGTGTCGGTGGTATCGACCTCGGTACTGGGATGTGGAAATGCGAATGCCGTTCCGACGAGTGGAATCTGCACGAATACGGGGCCGCATAGTATCGGTATCGGAATCGGCGGCATCCTCGCCGCGAACGCGGCGGACATCGACGATCCCGAGGACAGCGACGGCGAGATCAGCAAGATCGACTTTAGAGGTGTCAATCTACGTTCGAAGAAGAAACGCGACGTATCGGGTAATCAGAATGGCGACAAGATCGGTGACGGCGATGCAAACGGCGACGGCGGGGGATGCTGCGATGACAATTCGCAACAGCAACCCGAGAGGCCTATGTCGTGGGAGGGTGAACTGTCGGATCAAGAAATGTCTTCCAATACAATTACTAATCAG GACCACAACGAGGAAATGTCTATGGAAGGAGTTCAAGTGTGCAGTACGAGTCCAGGGCCCATGGAACAGAAGTTCCCTATTAAATCGGAGCCGGATTTTCGATCTAGCCCAGGTTTCGCAATAGGATCCTTTCACGACGGTAGCTTGCCTATGACGCACAGTCAACAACttcagcaacagcagcagcagcaacgtGGTATCGAAAACCTTGAACAGACTCAGCAGAGTGATCTACCGCTTCTCGTAGGCAAGCTTCTCGGCGGATACAACAACTCAACACCTAATCACAGTCCTGTTCTCAATCCGCGGCATCATCTAACTAAACACAGTCATACTAGATCGCAG GTGCCGTCACCAGATTCCGCCATTCATTCTGCGTACAGCGTCTTCAGTTCACCGACACAGAGTCCCCATGCGGCACGGCATTCCGCCCTAGGAGCGGGTAGTCCGATACCCTCTTCGTCGTTGTCCCTCTCTCGACACAGCTTCAACAACTCAACTTCCTCGTTATCTTTATCGCTGTCGCATTCGCTTTCAAGGAACAATTCTGACGCTTCCAGTAGCTGCTACAGTTACGGCTCGCTTAGCCCGCCTACGCATTCACCCGTCCAGCAACCAAGACATCCGCATTCGCACTCGCAACATCATCAAGTTGCGCAAGGTAGTCCGCTGCATCTACCAGCCTCGTCCGCAGTTGCCGCACATCATTACTCGTCCTCTTCCGTACCAGGCTCGGAACTGTCGCCGGACGGCCATCCCGTTGCGGAGGATCAAGAAGACTGTAGGATACCCTCGGCGCCGTCGGGTATCTCTACCAGGCAACAACTGATAAATAGTCCTTGCCCGATTTGCGGTGATAAGATAAGCGGCTTCCATTATGGTATCTTTTCGTGTGAATCGTGCAAGGGATTCTTCAAGCGCACCGTCCAGAATCGTAAGAACTATGTGTGCCTTAGAGGAGCAGGTTGTCCGGTCACTGTGGCCACGAGAAAAAAGTGCCCGGCCTGTCGCTTTGATAAGTGCCTCAACATGGGTATGAAACTTGAGGCGATCAGGGAGGATCGTACTAGAGGCGGTAGAAGCACTTATCAGTGTACCTATACTCTACCAGCGAATCTCGTTGGTAGTCCTGCTGGCGGTATGACTGGTGAAAAACTGACAACAGCGGGCAATTGTAGCCCAGCACCAGCTGGTAGCGAGCACCATTATTCCATTAGATATCATTCGAATCATTCTCACAAGATGCAAGTAGTACCTCAACTTTTGCAAGACATTATGGATGTGGAACATCTCTGGTACTATAATGACAATGATCGGATGAGCGGCAGTGGAGGAATATTTGGAAGTGCAAGGAATACCGGTGGTGATAGTATGCTCGGTGGACTCGGAAGTGGCCCGGCGGCCAGCGGAACTGCGGTTGGCATTGGCGCAGGAAACAACGGAGGTGTAGTGGAATGTTCGTCGAATGACTCTAGCAATGTCGATACTAATAGCAGAAGGGAGACGGCGAGCCCAGCCAATTCAACTTTAACGGGGGCATCCGATCAACATTCCACTAATGGCAATACTACCAATAATAGTAATTCTCAAATTGTCAATAATTCCAATGGCAATTCAGCGCAGCATCCGGActttttatctaatttgtGCAACATTGCGGATCATCGGCTTTATAAGATCGTCAAGTGGTGCAAGAGTTtgccattatttaaaaatatctcgaTCGACGATCAAATTTGTTTGTTGATCAACTCTTGGTGCGAACTACTACTTTTCTCCTGCTGTTTTCGCAGCATGAGCACTCCCGGTGAGATAAGAGTGTCTCTTGGCAAGTCGATTACTTTGGAACAAGCGAGACAGCTTGGTTTAGCGACTTGCATCGAGAGGATGCTCGCTTTTACCGATAATCTGCGAAGGCTGAGAGTAGATCGATACGAATATGTTGCAATGAAG gtaATCGTGCTGTTAACGTCTGATACAAGTGAATTAAAAGAGCCTGAAAAGGTCAGAGCCTCTCAAGAAAAGGCCCTTCAAGCACTGCAGCAGTACACAATCGCGAGGTATCCAGAATTACCCGCCAAATTTGGTGAATTATTATTGAGAATTCCAGATTTGCAAAGAACATGTCAAGCAGGAAAAGAATTGCTCAGTGCAAAACGTGCTGAGGGGGAAGGCAGCTCGTTTAACCTTTTAATGGAATTGTTGAGAGGAGATCACTGA